The nucleotide sequence GTACAGTACAATTAAGCTAATATTCACAACTATTTAGAttaggtaaattgaaaatagttttttcaacCCTTTCCCTTCTAAACTACAAACGTTGTTTAATAATTACATACAAATACGACTGTTATCAAAAAGTATGTTTCTCTTGTTAAACTATTCGATTACTTATCAAACGTTATATGTAGATTAAGCATGAAACACATTACCGATGTGACACGACAGATTTAACATGATCCAAATCATATATGAGAAAGTAGTGAGAGCGATAAGAACATTTTTGTGTGGTAGGTAGTAGAAACTATGTAGgtggtaggtaaggtattttaCCCTATGAACCAGGGCATCTCTCCCTGGTGAAAATTGAGGCGAACGTTGTCAATGTTGTCATATtcactttattttgaaatcaggTATCGCTCAACCAATCAACTGATGCATACTTGTGTCGTAGTTAACTCCATAAATCATTTCAAGACTTCGTTGGTATAAAACGAGCGAATACGAATAAAAGCTCCTTCTACACTAAAACATAGATAGCAAATGATAAACACGAAACGATCACCaacatttatattttataataatCAAGGGCTAATCAACTTTAAACGCATACAAtatttcaacatcaaaaaataGTGACTTCGctgaattaaattcacaattTGCGAACAACTCGAAacatttttggtacaaaaatgacaaaaaactaaCAAATTAGTATCTATCTACTATAATCGTTAATCGAAtagcaaaaaaaacatcacaaattcaaagaagaaaaaaacaaacaaaaaactgataACTGTGGACTAGTTGCAAAATTACTTAATAACTAACATAGGTACTACATAAATAAACAataacgaaaattcaaaaatcaattaatttagaGCATTACTTCTCCGCCTCACTTAAATTTTGGCCAGAGTCGCTTCTGAATTTGATACAATCGTTCGTATGAATAACAGATTCGTTGTCAAGACACATATCGATGTGTTTGATTAACGTTTCACAATCATTTATAGCAAAGATACTCAAAGTGGTCTGCCAATGCCTGGGTAATTTTTCCGTCAGCGATATACGAAAATGTCGGAAATTAACGTTCTGCATATCTCGAACAATATCACACCATTTCTTCACTTCTGCGTTGATCTCTTCGGGTGATAAATGTTTAAAAGAAGCCTTTTCAAATTCCATATAGACTCGCATTTGTTGTTTCTTGGACCACGTCAAGTCTAAAAACGGTTTTTTGAGCCCTTCGAAAGTTTCAATATTGGCAACGTGTTCTCTCCATATGGGATTATCGAGCTGAACTGCGTATATGAATAATAAGCGTTGTAACGCTGGCGTGCTTCTGGTGGTTTTgacgaaagtttcaaaatgtttcaagaaGCCGGTAGGATAATTCTTGTACGATTCGTCGAATTTCGGCGCCAGTTGCAAAATTGTCGGATCTATTTTATAATTATCGTCGCAAGATTCCATTCCACTGAGAGCCAATTTAATTTCATCCATACCACACTTGAGTATTCTCATCAATTTGTCCTGTTCGGTGTGGAATTTCGCGAAGTCTTCTTTTAGTTCTATTTTGAAATCTTCGAACATTTGTTTATTCGCGAGAAAGCGGTTATTAGCGGCTTCGATATTCAAACCAAGAGTCGTGAACATTCGTCGTTCGATTACACGATTACGGTCGACTAAATTAGTTACTTTTTCTGTAAcacaatcttcaaattttttaaacgcaTCGATGAGATTTTTCACGGATAACGTAGGATTTATTGTTGTTTCATCGACGACGTTGCTAAGAGTAGATTTACGATGCGGGCTTTTCGAAGATGAATGGTGATGCTGGACGCTTTGGCAGACTGgtttcatattttgagaaaaatttgacacGTTTTGAAACCTCGGCAGCGGGCTCGTTGTTTGTATCAGCGGAGTTGTTATCAATAGAACTGGCCGATTAAAACCATAATTTTGAGAAGGCCACATGTTGCGCTCCTGTAATACAATGTAATTGAGATTACAATTACTAACAATTAGTGAATATTACTCTCATAAAAACATTATACATATGGATGATATGAATATCGTGTTATGGATGTTTTGATTTCATCCTAACGCAATGAGAAAGTAAGTAACTGAGTATCGAATCAGTACAATACCGAATGATATGATATAAGTATACTTACTAGTTATGGCGGAGATATGAAAATTGATTCCAGAAAAAACAACGTGTAGCAATAGATGAGCTTGAAAAGAAGTTGTTTAGCAAATACAAGCACTCAAATTAACTTGATGgcattaaatattattaaacTTTCAACGCTGTCGTCAACATCACGATTTCACGAGATCATAAGACAAAAGAGTACCGAGTACGATTTGATTTTTACCAGGCCAACATTCGACAAAATCTGTCTCTCTTCTGAGTTCTGAACAACGCAAGTTTTGACAAAACGCACTAAATAGTTGAACCTATAGCTGAACAAAATTGAGACGAAAAATCTAGATAGTAGATTAGAAAAATAGATAATGCAAAGAATGCTGAATGCACCACTACCAGATTACCACTTCCACAACAACGCAGTGcacaatacaaaataaatatgaaatatgACGACGTGACCTGGTGGAGGGGATATAAAAAGAGGGTATATGCGGGTGCGTTTGTTTGAGTCAAAAAATCTCTTCCCCTTTCCCTTCTacactacatttttttaattttttatattttaatgacGAGAGAAAGAATTATGATTTAAGATTCTTTAATAACCTAgatttaataataaattttcattacattacAATTACATTAGATTATGGGACAgcctggaaattttttgtactcAACTAAAATAGTACAATTTACAATACAATAACTCTagacaaaaaagtcaaaaatcctCAATCTTCAGTTTTCCGCgcaaatttaaacaattttactttcaattaaTTGATTTCATGAAGTCGCCAAAATCAAGCGTTATTTTTTGGACCACTACAAGCGCAGTTTTTGGGGAAAAGAAAGTACGATAGTcgatatacctattttatttaattgtacataatatgtaagtaagtattaaaGCGCTATAGTAAGTATACTTAAGTAAGTAGTACCTGCTACCTACTATATACCTAtatacagggtgcgcagaaatatcgaatatcccccctccctcccaagaaaaaagttttttgccaaaCGTTTCGGTTGATTACAGAGTGAATGATATGTACATAACACATGATCGGCTGTTGGCAGTGTTGGGATATTGAAATTCCACTTTTTCCCACAAGGAAATAAATTGAAAGCAAAGTTTCCCATTTTTTCCCATGCGGAATTTTCCCTTGTATCTCCCATATTTCCCCCTTTTtatattggtaattttggttACCATTGTTACAAATTGCACGAATTTGCTCTCAAATGATGGTGGCGCTTTCGAGGTTGATCGTGGTTTACCAGTTTATGCACTTTCTAAAGAAACAAAACTttgtcatttttggtcaaatttgcaaaaattcccacatttttacctttttaaatggaattttttaaaatctcccattttccccctttttaaacgacatttttcaaaatctcccattttttccctttttcccaCGCGTTTCCCAcagccaattttttggccaaaatctccCACGATTTGGGAAATTTCCCACGATATCCCATCACTGGCTGTTGGACTGAGGTGCTTCAAGCTCTTACAGGTgctaacattccaccaatcatatgcatctacttatgtattttcacattgccaacttacttatatttttagctaaaaactttctttggagtactcgatatttttgcgtACCCTGTCCTTCTACATTTGACGGGCTGATATGATGTTGACACAAATATGAAATATGAAAGATGACTCGACTTCCGTAAAAGATATTAAAGTTTTAACACTTTCAACAATTCATAAAATTCTCGCACATCCAGGCACGAGTACCTTTCAACATGAAAGAGTTGCAGTTGCATTTGATGCTTTCAAAGGAGGTATACATATACAACtttaggcataaaaaatgaaacatcacGAAACaaagaagtaaaattttcaagttttgtttcCATTGCCTATGTACATATACATACCTATGCTTATAGAATTGTTGCAAAAACAAAGGAACACATACCTATTTGACTTGAATGATATGCTTACAACAAAAATGACTTCATTTTTTCGAGAATGCTTGCGCTGTTACTTGAATATCCAATTGTTTACTCaatgtaatgattttttttcataacaaatAAAACTCAGAAGTAATtaactctgaaaaaaaagaagttcttGTACCTACGTAAGAGACAAATTTATTGAAACtacaagtattttttcaaaaagtttattagTGTTACAAAAGTTggtaacacttttttttacaaatattttcaatttttcaacgatgatAATCGTTTTCATAAGGTAAATTGTTACGTCTCCAGAACTATCTCCACCACCAATACTACCATTTAGTCTTTTTaactggacattttttaaaaataggtacatacctactttctATCGAGTAGATTTGGAAAATGAGTTAAATAAAATctatacataatataagtatctaggtagaggtaccagggtacctatttatgtagaACTCAAGTTCAACAGAATTATGACAGGAAAGGGAGCCATTATCATTGTTGGTCTAAGGTGATTATTTAAATAGGAAGAATTTTTATCCTCGACATTACCATTAGTCAGTAATTACACATTTTATTCAAGCTAAATGACATACCAACTCGTATTCGTATCATTCTATATgctcataataataataaaaaaaacgtttataCAAACTGATTCTGTTTACTCATAGAGAGAACAGATCGCTGATGGTAATTATAATTCTAATAGATGTGTGTACATTATACATACTTGCACACAACTACATACGCACATGTTTTCAATATGCAATACACTAATCCCCACGTGTAATGAGTTAATATACCAAGGAACAAAAACAGAAGTTCTTTGCCATCTTCTCAAAGTCTTACAGATGAATagcaaaattctattttcactCATCATACGGCAACGTTCATATTCGTATACGTTAATCACAGCTTTGTTGACAAAACAATGCTGATTTAATACCTTCgtgaatgtaggtaggtatttactaATGCAGTACTCGTGAATCAtaaatgcaagaaaaaaataaaaatatcacaacAGTTCGGTAgtaagtgtacctacctacctacttaatatacGCAGTTCTTGTCATAAAATAGAACTGTACAAAGAGTGATAGTGATAGCACCACTCAAGGACACCAAACGCAAGTTATGTCTCCTGGGTattctgaacttttgaatcgtCAACTAAACACCCCTTTTTactataataaaattttattagtaTTTTCTCTTCTGAAATACCTAATTCCCTAACCCAACTACGAAGATACTCTAATCAAAAAGTTCACTACCTATATAGGTGttacatatgtatttatgtatgtacctatctactatagcaatttttttccctctttgcTACTTTTTAGAGTTTCAAATTATCATCAAACCGTTCCCCTACCCCAATACAGTAGGTACAGGTTTGTGTAGAATTTTTTGGTTCTTAtattcgaataggtaggtatagccgatataggtagaggtacctatgttCATATCGCAAGCGGTTGATGgccgggacaccctgtataccaGTAACTacatagaacaaaaaatgagaTCGCATTTATAGTAAAAAACCATGCAACCATATGAGAATACCAATGAGATTGTCTAGAGTAGAGATCAGAGTTATGTATTTGGAAGCAAATGCTCGTTCTACATATCGCCCTTTTGCAGAGAGATATTAGATCGAGTTGCGAAACGCATTtctaatgtgaaaaaaaatgtcaaggtcAAAAGATTAATTTCTGAAAGCGGCGAAGGAAAGGATTACTTCCAATTTCATAATTCCTTTAAGCTGCAGAAAATATGGATAATGAAAATAAAGCAAGTAATCGCATATATGAGTGGAAATTTCCTCGCAGAGTAATGAAATTCTCTATCCGGCTCTTCCTCTCCTTGATGcttcttttgaatttatttcgagctttaatgaaatatttaataACATTTGAACACGTTCCTTtctcgaaaatatttcaatattttttcgagaTTCTGAATAATAAGTTAAACCACATAATCTCAAGAGTCAGCAATAAATTTTGCGATCAACCGCAGACCGATTAGGTATATTTACATTATTGACCATAATAGCGTCAAACAACTCCAGTTAATCTTTTAAATTACCCAAAACAAAGAGAAATTTATTCACCATGAACAAATCCTTTTGATGAGggtatttgaaaaacttttcaacacCTATAGCTTCATTTTATAACAAGCACTAAGTTCTGTTTCCTTTTTTATTAACCCTACATGTACATTAGCGAAGCTGTTAAGAAAATTGATCTAGGAAAACGGATATGTAACTCAGGGTAGTCAACTAGCCGAAGTAAAAATTCTCTTTCAAGCTATTCAGCCAACCTTAATACAAATATGTACGTTAACTTTCAACACGCAAGTTACCGgcaaaataatttagaaaaagcTCGAGGATAACTTTAAGGAAAGATTTACGATCATAAATCGGTTTTCTACTCGTAAATTGTAGAAGAGGTTATGTGGGTCGTATAATTATgtaggtttaaaaattttctctgttaTCTCATGAGAAAAACCGCATAAGGTACCTCTACTTATTTGTTTACCTGGGTAAACCTCGTACCAACCTCGTTGAGGTATGATGTTCGAGCTTTTAaatcaaatatcaagttttatAATGCATGTCGTAAAAAAGATTACCTAGGTATTTGCAGTTATACCTGATACGTTTAAAGTTAAAGTCTCATCGCCAACAAGATACACCAAGACACGTGTTTTACATTTGAAGTCAACGTGAGGCTTTTTTTCCTCGACTGAAAAAACACCATTAACTGACAACGAAGATACTCTGGTGTTTTGCGTTTACTCGCAAGAGCAAAATGACATGGAAGGGATTAGGGATTTTTTTTACGCTTTATTTATTCGAGATAAAGAaccgtattttttcgaaaaaaatcgaaataccaGCAAAGTTTGAGGAAACCAGTAAGAATATACGATGTACTAGATAGTTGTAAATGAGACAAGTTCCAGGCTTATAGTGAAGTTTCcggaatggaatttttttgaataagtataaCTTATGCAAATATGCATACAGGGTGTCAGGCAAAACGGCTCTGAAACTTCGGTACGAGAAGCGAAAAAGTTTATATGAGGTCTGATATACGAcctgttttgaaattcaaacaagtTGTGGGTTAGTAacctatttggaaaaaaatgtaggtctAATTTTAAATCGTGCTCGAAGCATTTTttatacaatgaaaaaaaaatatctacaaaatggctaaaactcactttttttcaaaaattatccaatcttcagaaaattacgcgagaaaaatttaaaatcgtcaattttgtcCTACTAACATAGTCCAACCATAAAAACTTGCCGAAAACAAACAAATCGAAAACGAACCCTATTTTCTTCTGCGCATAGCCTTTTGACAAAACTCAACAAGTAGAtacttttaaaatattgatgaaaaaatggctAATACTCTCGTAGTACTACGAATGAACCATATACAGACTGCATAGTTCATATTATACATCTTGGATCAATGCGACAAAGTAAGAGAATGTAGAAACGA is from Planococcus citri chromosome 1, ihPlaCitr1.1, whole genome shotgun sequence and encodes:
- the LOC135832533 gene encoding uncharacterized protein LOC135832533 is translated as MWPSQNYGFNRPVLLITTPLIQTTSPLPRFQNVSNFSQNMKPVCQSVQHHHSSSKSPHRKSTLSNVVDETTINPTLSVKNLIDAFKKFEDCVTEKVTNLVDRNRVIERRMFTTLGLNIEAANNRFLANKQMFEDFKIELKEDFAKFHTEQDKLMRILKCGMDEIKLALSGMESCDDNYKIDPTILQLAPKFDESYKNYPTGFLKHFETFVKTTRSTPALQRLLFIYAVQLDNPIWREHVANIETFEGLKKPFLDLTWSKKQQMRVYMEFEKASFKHLSPEEINAEVKKWCDIVRDMQNVNFRHFRISLTEKLPRHWQTTLSIFAINDCETLIKHIDMCLDNESVIHTNDCIKFRSDSGQNLSEAEK